The Phosphitispora fastidiosa sequence AATTTTGGTATTCATACTGCTTCATAAGCAGTTTTCCGGGAAAAAGGACTTTGATCCGGAGCTGCTGGTCAAAAACACCTTACTCGATTTTCGCAGCCAAATTCAGGAATCAGTTAACAGCACCCGTAAAGAAATGAGTGATGCCAGGGAGGATATCAACCGGCGGACCAGGGAAACCCTAACCCTGATGACAGATATGCGGGCGACCGTAGAAAAAATAATCAGCCAGCAGGAAGAGTCAGCCCGGCTGGGACGTTCCCTAAAGGATATTCTGCAGACTCCGAAAATAAGAGGCAACTATGGTGAGGCAATCCTGGAGGAGATGCTGGATAAGGTTTTGCCAAGGGGGATGTGGACCCGCCAGTACAGGCTCGGAGGCGGGGCAGTTGTGGATATTGTCGTCAATTACAGGGATATGGTGATTCCCATAGATTCCAAATTTCCGCGGGACAACTATGTAAGACACCTGAATTCTGAAGATCCCAGGGAAAAGGAGATATTATGGAAGCAGTTTGAGAAAGATGTTATCCTCAGAATAAGAGAAATCGGCAGGTATGTTGCCCCTGACCGGGGCACATCGGATTTTGCCCTGATGTTCATTCCCTCAGAGGCCGTGTATTATGAAACAATTGCCGAAAAGAACTATCTTGGGCATCCATCGCGGATTATAGAGGAAGCTGAGAAAAATAAAGTTATGCCTGTAAGTCCCAACACATTTTATGCCTTCCTTCAAATTATTATGTCAGGCATTCGCAACCTGGAAGTCCTAGGTCAGGCCAGGAACATTCAGGAAAAGCTGGTTAAGCTGGAAACAAAATTCGATCACTTTTATAAGCAGTATGAGATTATCGGCCGGGAATTGGAGAAAGCTTCTGAAGCTTACCGCAAAGGTGACCGGCACATAGAGCTGTTCAAAAGGGCGCTGGATGTAACAATAAGTATAGATGAAAAACTATAATGGTTATTGTTATACAATAAAATCTCATGCCTTAATAGGAGGGATTTCAAGGAACGTGTAGAATAATTAAACTACCCAAACGGAGAACGGCAAATTTAGCGGGTAAAAAAATTGACATTGGTCCTCCATGGTGATGCCGATGAGCTGGCTGCCAATCCAGAGGTCAGGAAGGCATATTTGGGGGAATAAGCGGAAACAGTGCAAACTTGTTAGTTAAGAGGTGAACAAATGGAAACCCTGATTTTGATTGCTCTGCTTGTGGGACTGTTTTTTCTATTCCGCCGCGGCGGCGGTGGCGGTTGAGGTTAATAGAATAACGCTTTCGGTGAAAGCAATGTAAGAGCTGGGGCTGACTCATAATTAATGAGTTGGTCCTTTTTTTGACGGTCAAAAATAATGTGCTTCTATCTGCGGAATACTATTTATTACTACTCGCAGAGGAGAGGAAATCAATGAAAGAGCAGTGGCAGCAATTTAAGCCGGGAGCATGGGTGGATAGAGTAGATATCAGGGACTTTATTCAAAAGAACTACAGGCCCTATAGTGATGGCCCGGAATTTTTAACCGGAACAACTGAAAAAACCCGGGTACTGTGGGAGATTGTACTCGGCCTGCTGGCTGAGGAGAGAGAAAAAGGCGGCGTCCTGGACATTGACACAGGTATTATTTCAACGATTACTTCTCATGAACCGGGGTATATCAATAAAGAAAATGAGGTCATCGTCGGACTGCAGACAGACAGGCCCCTGAAACGGGCTCTGATGCCCAGCGGCGGAATCCGCATGGTAGCCGGCGCCGCTAAAGCCTATGGCTATGATCTGGATAAACAGATTGAGGAGTTCTATACCAAACACCGCAAAACCCATAATCAGGCTGTCTTTGATGCCTATACCGAAGAAATGCGGAGGGTCAGGAAGGCCGGTATTATCACGGGGCTTCCCGATGCTTACGGCAGGGGACGGATTATCGGGGACTATCGCAGGGTAGCCCTGTATGGAGCGGATTTCCTCATTGCTGACAAAGAGGCTTCTTTAAAGCACATTGAATATGAAATTATGGAAGATGACCTTATCAGGGCAAGGGAGGAAGTCAGTGAACAAATAAGAGCCCTTAAGGAAATGAAACAAATGGCCTCGGGCTACGGATTCGACATTTCCGAACCTGCCGGCTGCGCCGCTGAAGCTGTGCAGTGGCTTTATTTTGGTTACCTGGCAGCTATCAAAGAGCAAAATGGGGCGGCCATGAGCTTTGGTCGTGTGGCCACTTTTCTTGATATTTACCTGGAAAGGGACCTGGCAAAGGGGCTGCTTACAGAGGAAAAAGCCCAGGAGCTGATTGACCAGTTGGTAATAAAACTGAGGATAGTGAGGTTCCTGAGAACTCCGGAATATAACGAGCTTTTCAGCGGTGACCCCACCTGGGTGACTGAGTCTATAGGGGGAATGGGTCTGGATGGGCGGACCCTGGTAACCAGAACATCATACAGGTTCCTCCATACATTGCAAAACCTCGGGCCGGCCCCGGAACCCAACATGACGGTACTGTGGTCCCAGGGGCTTCCGGAACAGTTTAAAAGGTTTTGTGTGCACCTGTCAATTGAAACCAGCTCCATTCAGTATGAAAATGACGACCTGATGCGGCCGCGGTGGGGAGATGACTACTCGATTGCCTGCTGTGTTTCGGCAATGAAAACAGGTAAACAGATGCAGTTTTTTGGGGCCAGGGCCAACCTGGTTAAAGCCCTTCTCTATGCTGTCAACGGCGGCTGGGATGAAAGGCTTGGAATCCAGGTAGGTCCCAGGTTTGCCCCGATAACTTCGGAGTACCTGGATTTTGATGAGGTCATGGAGCGGTTTGACAGCATTCTGGAATGGCTGGCGCGGTTATATATCAATACCCTGAATATCATTCACTACATGCATGACCGCTATTTTTATGAGCGACTCCAGTTAGCTCTTCATGACCTTGATATTGAGCGGACTATGGCTTGTGGTATTGCCGGGCTTTCAGTTGTGGCCGATTCTCTCAGCGCCATCAGGTATGCTAGGGTGAAGACCATCAGGAACAGCCAGGGCTATGTGACTGATTACAAGATTAAGGGGGATTTTCCCCAGATGGGCAATAATGATGAGCGAGTAGATCGTTTGGCTGTTGATCTTGTAATCAGGTTTATGCACAAGCTTAAAAAGCAGAAAACTTACCGGGGGGCGGAACCAACCCTATCGATTCTTACCATAACTTCCAATGTGGTCTATGGGAAAAAAACCGGAAGTTCCCCAGATGGGCGAAAAGAGGGCGAGCCTTTTGCCCCCGGAGCCAATCCCATGCACGGGCGGGACCGGAAAGGGGCTATTGCTGCCATGAGCTCGGTTGCCAGGCTGCCCTATGACTACTCAAGGGACGGAATTTCATATACCTTTTCAATTGTGCCCAAAGCGCTGGGTAAGGTCGGGGAAGACATGGTGCGGAATCTGACAGGGCTTTTGGACGGCTTTTTTGCCATGGATGGCCATCACATGAATGTAAACGTATTCAACCAGGAAACCCTGGAAGAGGCCATGGCACATCCGGAAAAATATCCGCAGCTTACCATAAGGGTATCCGGTTATGCTGTCAATTTCATCAGCCTCAACAGGGAACAGCAGTTGGATGTCATCAACAGGACAATTCACGGCTTGATATAGATATAATAGGGCAATTCACGGGGCTGATAGAAATTTAGGCAGGTGAGAAATTTGGGTATAAAAGGATATATGCATTCGGTGGAGACATTCGGTACTGTTGACGGCCCCGGGACAAGATACGTTTTTTTTATGCAGGGCTGCCCTTTAAGATGCAGGTATTGCCATAACCGGGATTCCTGGGAAATGACCGGCGGCAGGGCAGTGGATTCTGATACTATGCTGGAGGAGATAAGGCAGTACCGCCATTTTTATAAGCCCTCCGGAGGTGGTGTCACCGCATCCGGGGGAGAACCCACTCTGCAGCCGCAGTTTGTGGAGGCCGTATTTTCGGGAACCAGGAAAATGGGTCTGAATACCGCCCTTGATACTTCAGGTTATGTTGACAGTGAGGAGATAAAAGATCTGCTGGGTGTCACCGACCTGGTAATTCTGGATATTAAAGAGCTTGATGAAGCTGACCATTTGGAGCTTACCGGGGCATCCGGCGAAAAAACC is a genomic window containing:
- the pflB gene encoding formate C-acetyltransferase — its product is MKEQWQQFKPGAWVDRVDIRDFIQKNYRPYSDGPEFLTGTTEKTRVLWEIVLGLLAEEREKGGVLDIDTGIISTITSHEPGYINKENEVIVGLQTDRPLKRALMPSGGIRMVAGAAKAYGYDLDKQIEEFYTKHRKTHNQAVFDAYTEEMRRVRKAGIITGLPDAYGRGRIIGDYRRVALYGADFLIADKEASLKHIEYEIMEDDLIRAREEVSEQIRALKEMKQMASGYGFDISEPAGCAAEAVQWLYFGYLAAIKEQNGAAMSFGRVATFLDIYLERDLAKGLLTEEKAQELIDQLVIKLRIVRFLRTPEYNELFSGDPTWVTESIGGMGLDGRTLVTRTSYRFLHTLQNLGPAPEPNMTVLWSQGLPEQFKRFCVHLSIETSSIQYENDDLMRPRWGDDYSIACCVSAMKTGKQMQFFGARANLVKALLYAVNGGWDERLGIQVGPRFAPITSEYLDFDEVMERFDSILEWLARLYINTLNIIHYMHDRYFYERLQLALHDLDIERTMACGIAGLSVVADSLSAIRYARVKTIRNSQGYVTDYKIKGDFPQMGNNDERVDRLAVDLVIRFMHKLKKQKTYRGAEPTLSILTITSNVVYGKKTGSSPDGRKEGEPFAPGANPMHGRDRKGAIAAMSSVARLPYDYSRDGISYTFSIVPKALGKVGEDMVRNLTGLLDGFFAMDGHHMNVNVFNQETLEEAMAHPEKYPQLTIRVSGYAVNFISLNREQQLDVINRTIHGLI
- the pflA gene encoding pyruvate formate-lyase-activating protein, which translates into the protein MGIKGYMHSVETFGTVDGPGTRYVFFMQGCPLRCRYCHNRDSWEMTGGRAVDSDTMLEEIRQYRHFYKPSGGGVTASGGEPTLQPQFVEAVFSGTRKMGLNTALDTSGYVDSEEIKDLLGVTDLVILDIKELDEADHLELTGASGEKTRRFAEVVGDLGIPIWVRHVLIPGITLEPQKIRRLGEYLKTVRGLKRVELLGFHKLGSHKWGLQGCPDPLENISAASAKETESAKQALRDMGIVNVV
- the rmuC gene encoding DNA recombination protein RmuC, with amino-acid sequence MIIIMLTILIILVFILLHKQFSGKKDFDPELLVKNTLLDFRSQIQESVNSTRKEMSDAREDINRRTRETLTLMTDMRATVEKIISQQEESARLGRSLKDILQTPKIRGNYGEAILEEMLDKVLPRGMWTRQYRLGGGAVVDIVVNYRDMVIPIDSKFPRDNYVRHLNSEDPREKEILWKQFEKDVILRIREIGRYVAPDRGTSDFALMFIPSEAVYYETIAEKNYLGHPSRIIEEAEKNKVMPVSPNTFYAFLQIIMSGIRNLEVLGQARNIQEKLVKLETKFDHFYKQYEIIGRELEKASEAYRKGDRHIELFKRALDVTISIDEKL